The following are encoded together in the Gilvimarinus sp. DA14 genome:
- a CDS encoding type III pantothenate kinase — protein sequence MNLLIDMGNTRLKWQLRQGGRILETGLQEYDSDSTWLMGFAAPPERVWVSCVASDRRRQWLAEELAACGMPRPDFAAVRPSAHGVVCGYKDYRALGVDRWLALLGARARGPGAWVVVDSGTALTVDLLREDGAHLGGYIGPGVALMRKSLAMESQVLATALAAQPYEPADCPGIDTRSAIDNAILPMGRGLVDRALGQLAGARLLLTGGDAGVWKRVYPSAQQVDDVIFDGLECCFRG from the coding sequence GTGAATCTGTTGATCGATATGGGAAACACCCGGCTTAAGTGGCAGTTGCGGCAGGGCGGTCGCATTCTGGAGACGGGGCTGCAAGAGTATGATTCCGACTCCACTTGGTTAATGGGGTTTGCTGCACCGCCTGAACGGGTGTGGGTGTCTTGTGTGGCGTCTGATCGGCGGCGCCAGTGGCTGGCGGAGGAATTGGCTGCCTGTGGCATGCCCCGGCCCGATTTTGCCGCAGTTAGGCCGAGCGCCCATGGGGTGGTGTGTGGTTATAAAGATTACCGTGCGCTGGGGGTAGATCGATGGCTGGCTTTGTTGGGCGCGCGGGCGCGCGGGCCGGGTGCTTGGGTGGTGGTCGACAGTGGCACCGCTTTGACGGTCGATTTACTTCGCGAAGATGGGGCGCATCTGGGGGGCTATATCGGCCCCGGCGTAGCCTTAATGCGTAAGTCGCTTGCTATGGAGTCACAGGTGCTGGCCACGGCCTTGGCCGCTCAGCCCTATGAACCTGCAGATTGCCCCGGTATTGATACGCGCAGCGCCATCGATAATGCTATTTTGCCTATGGGTAGAGGGCTGGTAGATCGAGCGCTGGGGCAGCTCGCGGGTGCGCGATTGCTATTAACCGGCGGGGATGCTGGTGTGTGGAAGCGGGTGTATCCGTCGGCGCAGCAGGTGGATGATGTGATTTTCGATGGCTTAGAGTGCTGCTTTAGAGGGTGA
- the nusG gene encoding transcription termination/antitermination protein NusG — protein sequence MAKRWYVVHAYSGYEKKVASSLRERIELHQMEDQFGEVLVPTEEVVEMRGGQKRKSERKFFPGYVLVQMELNDDTWHLVKDTPRVMGFIGGKADKPAPITDKEAEAILQRVDDSIEKPKPKTMFEPGEMVRVIDGPFNDFNGVVEEVNYEKNRLRVAVLIFGRSTPVELEFGQVEKT from the coding sequence ATGGCGAAGCGTTGGTACGTGGTACACGCGTATTCTGGTTACGAAAAGAAAGTGGCCAGTTCCCTGCGCGAGCGAATTGAGCTGCACCAGATGGAAGATCAATTTGGTGAAGTGCTTGTTCCCACCGAAGAAGTGGTGGAAATGCGCGGCGGTCAAAAGCGTAAAAGTGAGCGTAAGTTCTTTCCTGGCTACGTGCTGGTGCAAATGGAGCTGAATGACGACACTTGGCACTTGGTAAAAGATACCCCTAGAGTAATGGGGTTTATCGGCGGCAAGGCGGATAAGCCTGCGCCTATTACCGATAAAGAAGCCGAAGCGATTTTGCAGCGTGTGGATGACTCCATTGAGAAGCCCAAGCCCAAAACAATGTTTGAGCCTGGCGAAATGGTGCGCGTTATTGATGGTCCCTTCAACGACTTTAACGGTGTTGTTGAAGAGGTTAACTACGAAAAGAATCGCCTGCGTGTAGCGGTGCTGATTTTCGGCCGCTCTACCCCGGTAGAGTTGGAATTTGGTCAGGTAGAAAAGACCTGA
- a CDS encoding SPOR domain-containing protein: MRLIFFALLGLNVAALVLQLTVWQPEAPAGAVASSRAGGKSLVLLSEKGGGMSEPQVTPRQEQFVLSVDGQQLCDLVGPFARLLDAEYMQEALASMEVAAQVRELEVPEGVGYWVHLPPEPSKKEALQKLREVQAKQIDSYLIPRGELANGISFGMFTRRELADARVEDMKTLGYEVSVREVERTRKENWVLLAPGAAAKLDAAAWVELLGRENGVEKQQKYCSGVASG, from the coding sequence ATGAGGCTGATATTTTTTGCATTACTGGGATTGAATGTGGCCGCGCTTGTCTTGCAGCTGACGGTTTGGCAGCCCGAGGCGCCGGCCGGCGCGGTGGCGTCCAGTCGCGCAGGTGGCAAGTCTTTGGTGTTGTTGTCCGAGAAGGGTGGTGGGATGAGCGAGCCTCAAGTGACTCCTCGGCAGGAGCAGTTCGTTCTTTCTGTCGATGGTCAGCAGCTTTGTGACTTGGTGGGGCCTTTTGCGCGGCTTTTGGATGCGGAGTATATGCAAGAGGCGCTCGCGTCTATGGAGGTTGCCGCCCAGGTGCGCGAGCTCGAGGTGCCCGAAGGTGTTGGCTACTGGGTGCATTTGCCGCCCGAGCCCAGTAAAAAAGAAGCGCTACAAAAACTGCGTGAAGTTCAAGCCAAGCAGATAGACAGCTATCTGATTCCTCGGGGGGAGCTCGCCAATGGTATCTCCTTTGGGATGTTTACTCGCCGAGAGCTGGCCGATGCCCGAGTAGAAGATATGAAGACCTTGGGGTACGAGGTTTCGGTGCGCGAGGTGGAGCGCACGCGCAAAGAGAATTGGGTCTTGTTGGCGCCGGGCGCAGCGGCCAAATTAGATGCCGCCGCCTGGGTGGAGTTGCTGGGGCGTGAAAATGGGGTAGAGAAACAACAAAAATACTGTTCAGGTGTTGCTTCCGGGTAA
- the rplL gene encoding 50S ribosomal protein L7/L12, whose amino-acid sequence MSVSKEDIIEAIAEMSVKDVVELVSAMEEKFGVSAAAAVVAGGAGGDAGGAAEEQTEFDVIITSAGDKKVNAIKAVREITGLGLKEAKAIVEEAPKAVKEGVSKEDAEAAKAKLEEAGASAELK is encoded by the coding sequence ATGTCTGTATCTAAAGAAGATATCATCGAAGCGATTGCTGAGATGTCAGTAAAAGATGTTGTAGAACTGGTTTCTGCAATGGAAGAAAAATTCGGCGTATCTGCAGCGGCTGCTGTTGTTGCTGGTGGTGCTGGTGGCGACGCTGGCGGTGCTGCTGAAGAGCAAACCGAATTTGACGTAATCATCACCAGCGCTGGTGACAAGAAAGTGAACGCGATTAAAGCTGTTCGCGAAATCACTGGTCTGGGCCTGAAAGAAGCTAAAGCGATCGTTGAAGAAGCACCTAAAGCTGTTAAAGAAGGTGTTTCTAAAGAAGACGCTGAAGCTGCTAAGGCTAAGCTGGAAGAAGCCGGCGCTTCTGCTGAGCTGAAGTAA
- the rplA gene encoding 50S ribosomal protein L1 produces MAKLSKRQRAIAEKVDRAKQYSVEDAVALLKEISSVKFAETVDVSINLGIDPRKSDQSVRGATTLPNGNGKDVRVAVFTQGANADAAKEAGADLIGMDDLAAEVKAGKMDFDVVIASPDAMRVVGQLGQVLGPRGLMPNPKTGTVTPDVATAVKNAKAGQVRYRADKGGIIHGGIGKLSFDAKAIQENLEALLADLKKSKPATAKGVYLKKIAISTTMGPGLVIDQSSLAV; encoded by the coding sequence ATGGCTAAATTATCTAAGCGTCAGCGCGCTATCGCTGAAAAAGTAGATCGCGCCAAGCAGTACTCTGTAGAAGATGCGGTTGCTCTGTTGAAAGAGATCTCCAGCGTTAAGTTCGCTGAAACTGTTGATGTGTCAATCAACCTGGGTATCGATCCGCGTAAATCAGATCAGTCTGTGCGTGGTGCCACTACTCTGCCTAACGGTAATGGTAAAGATGTTCGCGTTGCTGTGTTTACACAGGGCGCTAACGCTGATGCCGCTAAAGAAGCCGGTGCCGACCTGATCGGTATGGACGATCTGGCCGCCGAAGTTAAAGCTGGCAAGATGGACTTCGACGTGGTTATCGCTTCGCCCGACGCCATGCGCGTTGTGGGTCAGCTGGGTCAGGTTCTGGGCCCCCGCGGTCTGATGCCAAACCCGAAAACTGGCACAGTTACCCCGGACGTAGCCACTGCGGTTAAAAATGCTAAAGCCGGTCAGGTGCGTTACCGCGCCGATAAAGGCGGCATTATTCACGGCGGTATTGGCAAGTTGTCATTTGACGCGAAAGCTATTCAAGAAAACCTGGAAGCTCTGCTGGCTGACCTGAAAAAGTCTAAGCCTGCAACTGCCAAGGGTGTTTACCTGAAGAAGATCGCTATCAGCACGACCATGGGTCCCGGTCTGGTAATCGATCAGTCTTCCCTGGCTGTATAA
- the rpoB gene encoding DNA-directed RNA polymerase subunit beta, with the protein MAYSYTEKKRIRKDFGKLPHVMDVPYLLAIQLDSYRKFTQADASGEERFDVGLHAAFRSVFPIASYSGNAALEYVSYVLGKPAFDVNECILRGVTYSAPLRVKVRLIIYDKDSANKAIKDIKEQEVYMGEIPLMTDNGTFVINGTERVIVSQLHRSPGVFFDHDKGKTHSSGKLLYSARIIPYRGSWLDFEFDPKDLVYVRIDRRRKLPASILLRALGFSSQEMLEMFFETSTFTLGDDGQFTFEVVPSRLRGDVATFDIKDKKGKVLVEEGRRITARHIRQLEKAGVEEMAVPADYLLGRALAKDVIDENTGEVLLECNSEITVDALEILMKAGVQTVETLYTNELDCGPFISDTLRIDPTRTQLEALVEIYRMMRPGEPPTKESAEALFNNLFFTQERYDLSAVGRMKFNRRLGREEEFGEGTLSNDDIVDVLKTLIDIRNGKGVVDDIDHLGNRRIRSVGEMAENQFRVGLVRVERAVKERLSMAESEGLMPQDLINAKPVAAAIKEFFGSSQLSQFMDQNNPLSEVTHKRRVSALGPGGLTRERAGFEVRDVHPTHYGRVCPIETPEGPNIGLINSLATYSRTNSYGFLETPYRRVKDGQVTDEIEFLSAINEAEYVIAQASAKLDDSGKLVEDLVSVRHYGDFTLKSPAEVQFMDVSPRQVVSVAASLIPFLEHDDANRALMGSNMQRQAVPTLKAEKPLVGTGMERNVASDSGVCVVAKRGGVIDRVDAGRIVVKVRDEEVESGDAGVDIYNLIKYTRSNQNTCINQRSIVNVGDTIQRGDILADGPSVDMGELALGQNMRIAFMPWNGYNFEDSILVSERVVQEDRFTTIHIQELTCIARDTKLGSEEITSDIPNVGENALNKLDESGIVYIGAEVGGGDILVGKVTPKGETQLTPEEKLLRAIFGEKASDVKDTSLRVPSSTKGTVIDVQVFTRDGLEKDQRSQDIEKAQLDEVRKDLNEEYRIMEAATLERLRAVIGGQKVAAGKGVKKGEVLTDEVLDGLETEQWFKLRVDSDELNEQIDRAEERLAECRKNLDERFEDKKRKLSTGDDLAPGVLKIVKVYLAIKRRIQPGDKMAGRHGNKGVISVIMPIEDMPYDAKGEPVDIVLNPLGVPSRMNVGQILETHLGMAAKGLGVKIDEMVRQQKAVNEVRGFLEEIYNETGDVYAKEDLANFSDEEVMDLANNLRGGVPMATPVFDGAKEHEIKALLRLADLPDSGQMQLYDGRTGDSFQRPVTVGYMYMLKLNHLVDDKMHARSTGSYSLVTQQPLGGKAQFGGQRFGEMEVWALEAYGAAYTLQEMLTVKSDDVTGRTKMYKNIVDGDHRMEPGMPESFNVLVKEIRALGINMELEEDE; encoded by the coding sequence ATGGCTTACTCATACACTGAGAAAAAACGTATCCGCAAGGACTTTGGCAAATTGCCACACGTCATGGATGTGCCTTATCTATTGGCGATTCAGCTGGATTCTTACAGAAAATTTACCCAGGCCGATGCGTCTGGAGAAGAGCGTTTTGATGTTGGCCTGCATGCCGCCTTCCGCTCTGTATTCCCAATTGCCAGCTATTCTGGCAATGCAGCGCTTGAGTATGTCAGCTATGTGCTTGGCAAACCAGCGTTTGACGTGAACGAATGTATTCTGCGCGGGGTGACTTATTCAGCACCGCTGCGTGTAAAAGTTCGGCTGATTATCTACGATAAAGATTCAGCGAACAAAGCAATCAAAGATATTAAAGAACAAGAAGTCTACATGGGCGAAATTCCGCTCATGACCGACAATGGTACCTTCGTCATTAACGGTACCGAGCGTGTTATCGTGTCTCAGTTGCACCGCTCACCGGGTGTGTTCTTCGACCATGATAAAGGTAAGACGCACTCCTCCGGTAAGCTGCTCTACAGCGCTCGTATTATTCCTTACCGCGGCAGTTGGTTGGACTTTGAGTTCGATCCTAAAGACTTGGTTTACGTACGTATTGACCGCCGTCGTAAGTTGCCAGCATCTATCTTGTTGCGTGCGCTGGGCTTCAGCTCGCAAGAAATGCTGGAAATGTTCTTTGAAACCAGTACTTTCACCCTGGGTGATGACGGCCAGTTTACCTTTGAGGTTGTGCCGTCGCGTCTGCGTGGTGATGTTGCCACCTTTGATATCAAAGACAAGAAAGGCAAGGTTCTGGTCGAAGAGGGGCGTCGCATTACCGCTCGCCACATTCGTCAGCTGGAAAAAGCGGGTGTGGAAGAAATGGCCGTGCCCGCCGATTACCTGTTGGGTCGTGCGCTGGCAAAAGACGTGATCGACGAGAACACCGGTGAAGTACTGCTGGAGTGCAACAGCGAAATTACCGTTGACGCGCTGGAAATTCTGATGAAGGCCGGCGTGCAGACTGTCGAGACTCTGTACACCAATGAACTGGATTGCGGTCCGTTTATCTCCGATACCCTGCGTATCGATCCGACTCGCACCCAACTGGAAGCGCTGGTAGAAATTTACCGTATGATGCGTCCAGGCGAGCCGCCGACCAAAGAATCTGCCGAAGCACTGTTTAATAACCTGTTCTTCACCCAAGAGCGCTATGACCTTTCTGCGGTTGGCCGCATGAAGTTCAACCGTCGTCTGGGGCGTGAAGAAGAGTTCGGCGAAGGCACTCTGTCTAACGACGATATCGTCGACGTGTTGAAAACCCTGATCGATATTCGCAACGGTAAAGGCGTTGTGGATGACATCGACCACTTGGGTAACCGTCGTATCCGTTCTGTGGGTGAAATGGCCGAAAACCAATTCCGTGTTGGTTTGGTTCGCGTTGAGCGCGCTGTTAAAGAGCGTTTGTCTATGGCCGAAAGCGAAGGCCTGATGCCGCAGGATTTGATCAACGCCAAACCTGTCGCCGCTGCCATTAAAGAGTTCTTTGGCTCTTCGCAGTTGTCGCAGTTTATGGACCAGAACAACCCGCTGTCGGAAGTTACCCATAAGCGTCGTGTATCGGCCTTGGGCCCCGGCGGTTTGACCCGTGAGCGCGCTGGCTTTGAGGTGCGCGACGTACACCCGACGCACTACGGTCGTGTCTGCCCAATTGAGACCCCTGAAGGTCCGAACATTGGTCTGATTAACTCGCTGGCGACTTACTCGCGCACCAATAGCTACGGCTTTTTGGAAACCCCTTACCGTCGCGTTAAAGACGGACAGGTCACCGACGAGATTGAATTCCTGTCGGCCATTAACGAAGCCGAGTATGTAATCGCCCAGGCATCTGCCAAGCTGGACGATAGCGGCAAGCTGGTTGAAGACCTGGTGTCAGTACGTCACTACGGTGACTTCACCCTGAAAAGCCCGGCCGAAGTTCAGTTTATGGACGTATCGCCTCGCCAGGTGGTATCGGTAGCCGCATCCTTGATTCCGTTCCTGGAGCACGATGATGCTAACCGCGCCTTGATGGGTTCAAACATGCAGCGTCAGGCCGTGCCGACTCTGAAGGCCGAGAAGCCTTTGGTGGGTACTGGTATGGAGCGCAATGTAGCCTCCGACTCAGGTGTGTGTGTAGTGGCAAAACGTGGCGGTGTGATTGATCGCGTCGATGCTGGCCGCATTGTGGTTAAAGTTCGGGATGAAGAAGTTGAGTCGGGTGATGCAGGTGTAGATATCTACAACCTGATTAAGTACACCCGCTCTAACCAGAACACTTGTATTAACCAGCGCTCCATTGTGAACGTGGGCGATACCATTCAGCGCGGCGACATTCTTGCTGATGGCCCCTCGGTGGACATGGGCGAGCTGGCTCTGGGGCAAAACATGCGCATCGCGTTTATGCCTTGGAACGGTTACAACTTTGAGGACTCCATCCTGGTGTCCGAGCGTGTGGTGCAAGAAGATCGCTTTACCACCATTCACATTCAGGAGCTGACTTGTATCGCGCGCGATACCAAGCTTGGCAGTGAAGAGATCACTTCGGATATTCCGAACGTTGGTGAAAACGCTCTGAACAAACTGGACGAGTCCGGCATTGTTTATATCGGTGCCGAAGTCGGCGGTGGCGACATTCTGGTGGGTAAAGTCACGCCCAAAGGCGAGACCCAGCTGACTCCAGAAGAAAAACTGCTGCGCGCTATTTTCGGTGAGAAAGCGTCTGACGTTAAAGATACCTCTTTGCGCGTACCATCGAGCACCAAAGGTACGGTTATTGATGTGCAGGTGTTTACCCGTGACGGTCTGGAAAAAGATCAGCGCTCACAGGATATTGAAAAAGCTCAGTTGGACGAAGTTCGCAAAGACCTCAATGAAGAGTACCGCATTATGGAAGCGGCGACTCTAGAGCGTCTGCGCGCTGTCATCGGTGGCCAAAAAGTTGCTGCCGGTAAAGGCGTGAAAAAAGGCGAAGTTCTGACTGACGAAGTACTCGATGGTCTGGAAACCGAGCAGTGGTTCAAACTGCGCGTTGACAGCGATGAACTTAACGAGCAAATCGATCGCGCCGAAGAGCGTCTGGCCGAGTGTCGCAAGAACCTGGATGAGCGTTTTGAGGATAAGAAGCGCAAGCTGTCCACTGGCGATGATCTGGCGCCTGGTGTGCTGAAAATCGTTAAGGTTTACCTCGCGATCAAGCGTCGTATTCAGCCCGGTGACAAAATGGCCGGTCGTCACGGTAACAAAGGTGTTATCTCGGTGATTATGCCGATTGAAGATATGCCTTACGACGCCAAAGGTGAGCCCGTTGATATCGTGCTAAACCCTCTGGGTGTGCCCTCGCGGATGAACGTGGGTCAGATTCTGGAAACTCACTTGGGTATGGCGGCCAAGGGTCTCGGCGTGAAAATCGACGAGATGGTGCGTCAGCAGAAAGCCGTAAATGAAGTACGCGGCTTTTTGGAAGAGATTTACAACGAAACCGGCGATGTCTATGCCAAAGAAGATTTGGCTAACTTCTCTGACGAAGAGGTGATGGACCTTGCCAACAACTTGCGCGGCGGTGTGCCTATGGCCACTCCGGTATTTGATGGTGCTAAAGAGCACGAAATCAAAGCCTTGCTGCGTCTCGCTGATCTGCCCGATTCCGGTCAGATGCAGTTGTACGACGGCCGTACCGGCGATTCATTCCAGCGTCCGGTAACCGTCGGCTATATGTACATGCTGAAACTGAACCACTTGGTGGACGACAAGATGCACGCCCGTTCTACCGGTTCCTACAGCCTGGTTACCCAGCAGCCGCTGGGTGGTAAGGCGCAGTTCGGTGGTCAGCGCTTTGGTGAGATGGAGGTATGGGCACTGGAAGCATATGGTGCTGCTTACACCTTGCAGGAAATGTTGACCGTGAAGTCGGACGACGTAACCGGCCGAACCAAAATGTACAAAAACATTGTCGATGGCGATCACCGTATGGAGCCGGGTATGCCCGAATCCTTTAACGTACTGGTTAAAGAGATCCGAGCCCTCGGTATCAATATGGAGCTGGAAGAGGACGAGTAA
- the tuf gene encoding elongation factor Tu, producing MAKEKFERNKPHVNVGTIGHVDHGKTTLTAALTRVCAEVWGGAAVAFDGIDNAPEERERGITIATSHVEYDSPSRHYAHVDCPGHADYVKNMITGAAQMDGAILVCGATDGPMPQTREHILLSRQVGVPFIVVFLNKADLLAEDCGGVGTEEYEEMLELVEMELRELLSDYDFPGDDTPIIAGSALMALNGEDDNELGTTAVKKLVETLDEYIPEPERAIDQPFLMPVEDVFSISGRGTVVTGRVERGIITVGEEIEIVGIKDTTKTTCTGVEMFRKMLDEGRAGENVGVLLRGTKRDEIERGQVLAKPGSVTPHAKFEAEVYVLSKDEGGRHTPFFKGYRPQFYFRTTDVTGACELPEGVEMVMPGDNVKMDVTLINPVAMEEGLRFAIREGGRTVGAGVVAKIND from the coding sequence ATGGCGAAGGAAAAGTTCGAACGTAATAAGCCCCACGTCAATGTGGGCACCATCGGTCACGTTGACCACGGTAAAACCACTCTGACAGCGGCCCTGACCCGTGTATGTGCGGAAGTATGGGGTGGTGCTGCAGTTGCTTTTGACGGTATTGATAACGCTCCGGAAGAGCGTGAGCGCGGTATTACCATCGCGACTTCTCACGTTGAGTACGACTCACCGAGCCGTCACTACGCGCACGTTGACTGCCCAGGGCACGCCGACTACGTGAAAAACATGATCACCGGTGCTGCTCAGATGGACGGTGCTATCCTGGTGTGTGGCGCGACCGACGGTCCAATGCCGCAAACCCGTGAGCACATCCTGCTGTCGCGTCAGGTTGGTGTACCTTTCATCGTAGTATTCCTGAACAAGGCTGACCTGCTGGCCGAAGATTGCGGCGGCGTAGGCACCGAAGAATACGAAGAGATGCTGGAGCTGGTTGAGATGGAGCTGCGTGAGCTGCTGTCTGACTACGACTTCCCAGGTGACGACACTCCGATCATTGCCGGTTCTGCCCTGATGGCCCTGAACGGCGAAGACGACAACGAGCTGGGTACCACCGCTGTTAAGAAGCTGGTTGAGACCCTGGACGAGTACATTCCTGAGCCAGAGCGTGCCATTGATCAGCCGTTCCTGATGCCAGTGGAAGACGTGTTCTCTATCTCTGGTCGCGGTACCGTAGTAACCGGTCGTGTAGAGCGCGGTATCATCACCGTTGGTGAAGAAATCGAAATCGTGGGCATCAAAGACACCACCAAGACCACTTGTACCGGTGTTGAAATGTTCCGCAAAATGCTGGACGAAGGCCGTGCGGGTGAGAACGTTGGTGTTCTGCTGCGTGGTACCAAGCGCGACGAAATCGAGCGTGGTCAAGTACTGGCCAAGCCTGGTTCGGTAACTCCGCACGCTAAGTTCGAAGCGGAAGTTTACGTACTGTCAAAAGACGAAGGTGGTCGCCACACTCCGTTCTTTAAAGGCTACCGTCCACAGTTCTACTTCCGTACCACTGACGTAACTGGCGCGTGTGAGTTGCCAGAAGGCGTAGAAATGGTAATGCCGGGCGATAACGTTAAGATGGACGTTACCCTGATTAACCCGGTAGCGATGGAAGAAGGTCTGCGCTTCGCAATTCGCGAAGGTGGCCGTACTGTTGGCGCCGGCGTGGTTGCCAAAATCAACGACTAA
- the secE gene encoding preprotein translocase subunit SecE, whose amino-acid sequence MSTKAEPKEYRLDAVKWLLVVAVVAVGVVGNSMYSAQPLLYRVLALVALGLVGLAIASQTAKGSALIQLLRESIVEVRKVVWPTKQETNQTTMLVVAVVIVMALILWGLDTIFGFVASKIIG is encoded by the coding sequence ATGAGTACAAAAGCCGAGCCCAAAGAGTATCGTCTGGATGCCGTTAAATGGCTTCTGGTAGTGGCGGTTGTTGCTGTTGGAGTTGTGGGCAACTCTATGTACTCTGCTCAGCCTTTACTTTACCGGGTGCTGGCGCTGGTAGCGCTGGGTTTGGTGGGTTTGGCGATTGCTTCGCAAACCGCTAAAGGTAGTGCGCTGATTCAATTGTTGCGCGAGTCCATTGTTGAAGTGCGCAAAGTTGTTTGGCCAACCAAGCAAGAGACTAATCAGACCACTATGTTGGTGGTGGCCGTGGTTATTGTAATGGCATTGATTCTCTGGGGGCTTGACACGATTTTCGGTTTTGTCGCCTCCAAGATAATAGGATAA
- the rplJ gene encoding 50S ribosomal protein L10 has protein sequence MALGLEGKKAIVAEVQEAAKGALSAVVADSRGVTVDKMTALRKEARENGVWLKVVRNTLARRAVQGTDYECLVESFVGPTLIAFSTDHPGAGARILKEYAKENENLELKAAVFEGEIVDVAMLASLPTYDEALAKLMSVMKEAAAGKLVRTIAAIRDSKEQEAA, from the coding sequence GTGGCATTAGGACTTGAAGGTAAAAAAGCGATTGTCGCTGAAGTCCAGGAAGCTGCGAAGGGCGCTCTGTCTGCTGTGGTAGCCGATTCACGCGGCGTTACCGTAGACAAAATGACTGCCCTGCGTAAAGAAGCCAGAGAGAACGGCGTTTGGTTGAAAGTTGTTCGCAATACTCTGGCTCGTCGCGCTGTTCAAGGTACCGATTACGAATGCTTGGTTGAGAGCTTCGTCGGTCCTACCCTGATTGCCTTCTCTACCGACCACCCAGGTGCCGGTGCGCGTATTTTGAAAGAGTACGCCAAAGAGAATGAAAATCTGGAGCTGAAAGCCGCCGTCTTTGAAGGTGAAATTGTAGACGTTGCCATGCTGGCATCTCTGCCTACCTACGACGAAGCGCTGGCCAAGCTGATGAGCGTGATGAAAGAAGCAGCTGCTGGAAAACTGGTTCGCACTATTGCAGCCATTCGCGACAGCAAAGAACAGGAAGCTGCCTAA
- the rplK gene encoding 50S ribosomal protein L11, whose translation MAKKVQAYIKLQVGAGKANPSPPVGPALGQHGVNIMEFCKAFNAQTQNLEPGAPVPVVISVYNDRSFTFTMKTPPASYLLKKAAGIKSGSSNPNTKKVGKVTRAQLEEIATAKEPDLTAADMDAAVRTIAGSARAMGLDVEGV comes from the coding sequence ATGGCTAAGAAAGTACAAGCCTACATCAAACTGCAAGTTGGTGCAGGCAAGGCAAATCCAAGTCCTCCGGTTGGTCCCGCGCTGGGTCAACACGGTGTGAACATCATGGAGTTCTGTAAAGCGTTTAACGCCCAGACTCAAAACCTGGAGCCAGGTGCTCCTGTGCCGGTTGTAATCAGTGTTTACAACGACCGTAGCTTCACTTTCACCATGAAGACGCCGCCGGCCTCTTACTTGTTGAAAAAAGCCGCTGGCATCAAGTCTGGTTCTAGTAACCCGAACACTAAGAAAGTGGGCAAGGTAACTCGTGCGCAGTTGGAAGAAATTGCCACCGCGAAAGAACCTGATCTGACCGCAGCTGATATGGATGCTGCCGTACGTACTATTGCCGGTTCAGCCCGTGCAATGGGTCTTGATGTGGAGGGCGTGTAA